A genome region from Carya illinoinensis cultivar Pawnee chromosome 2, C.illinoinensisPawnee_v1, whole genome shotgun sequence includes the following:
- the LOC122301831 gene encoding uncharacterized protein LOC122301831, which translates to MQAAEEVEEVQEVNMLDSIIFENCPLSYQLCDSLIDLENISMSNDGTNELFSASIVGNPAEVQWKLKFEQLQPVTKPLKPSGEQTPSLDLKPLPAQLKYAFMGPHQNFPVVISSHLTDSQERKLLEVLTKHKKAIGWTLADIKGINPLVCTHKIYLEEDAKPAREMQRRLNPTMKEVVKTEVLKLLDVGYYQIEIAPEDQEKTPFTYLFGTFAFRRMSFGLCNAPATFQRCMLSIFSDLIENSLEVFMDDFSAFGSTFESCLTNLQAALARCEEKNLPLN; encoded by the exons atgCAGGCAGCCGAAGAAGTGGAAGAAGTCCAAGAAGTGAATATGTTGGACAGCATTATCTTTGAAAACTGCCCTTTATCCTATCAACTTTGTGATTCACtaattgatttagaaaatatcaGTATGTCTAATGATGGGACTAACGAGTTATTTTCTGCATCAATTGTAGGAAACCCAGCTGAAGTACAATGGAAGCTAAAGTTTGAACAACTTCAGCCAGTGACAAAACCACTTAAACCTTCTGGAGAGCAGACCCCATCCTTGGACCTCAAGCCTTTACCAGCCCAGCTGAAATATGCATTTATGGGTCCTCACCAAAATTTTCCAGTGGTAATCTCTTCTCACTTAACTGATAGTCAAGAGAGAAAATTACTAGAGGTCCTAACTAAACACAAAAAGGCTATCGGATGGACTTTGGCTGATATTAAGGGTATTAACCCTTTAGTTTGTACCCATAAGATTTATTTGGAAGAGGATGCCAAACCAGCTAGGGAAATGCAAAGGAGGCTTAaccccacaatgaaggaagtagtcaAAACTGAAGTACTTAAGTTGTTGGATGTGG GATATTATCAGATTGAAATAGCTCCTGAGGACCAAGAGAAAACTCCTTTTACCTACCTTTTTGGGACTTTTGCATTTAGAAGGATGTCATTTGGACTGTGTAATGCCCCAGCCACCTTCCAACGATGCATGCTTAGTATTTTCAGTGATTTAATTGAAAATAGCTTAGAGGTatttatggatgatttctctgctTTTGGAAGCACTTTTGAGAGCTGTTTAACTAACTTGCAAGCTGCTTTGGCCAGGTGTGAGGAGAAAAACTTACCGCTCAACTAG
- the LOC122294854 gene encoding endochitinase EP3-like — protein sequence MVALSLKKNLLTLVLVVILAKVLLPGNVKGQNCGCQANECCSQYGYCGTSNDYCGLGCKEGPCTSTTPTPSGGSVADVVTDDFFNGILNQASEDCPGKSFYTRAAFLNALSSFNQFGSGSPDEFKREIVAFFANVAHETRSLCYIEEINGASQDYCDESNAQYPCNLDKKYYGRGPLQQTWNYNYGAAGNSIGFDGLNSPETIATDPVISFKTALWFWMTNVHQVLNQGFGATIRAINGAIECNGGNFGAVQSRIQYYTQYCNQLGVAPGDNLSC from the exons ATGGTTGCTCTCAGCTTGAAAAAGAATCTACTAACCCTCGTTCTAGTTGTAATCTTAGCAAAAGTGCTTCTCCCCGGCAATGTGAAGGGTCAAAATTGTGGTTGCCAAGCTAATGAATGTTGCAGCCAATATGGCTATTGTGGAACCAGCAACGACTACTGTGGCCTGGGGTGCAAAGAAGGCCCTTGCACTTCTACAACGCCTACCCCTAGTGGTGGTTCGGTGGCCGATGTTGTGACAGACGATTTCTTTAATGGGATACTAAATCAGGCGAGTGAAGATTGTCCAGGAAAGAGCTTCTACACAAGAGCTGCCTTCCTTAATGCTCTTAGCTCGTTTAATCAATTCGGGTCTGGTTCTCCTGATGAGTTCAAGCGTGAGATTGTTGCTTTTTTTGCTAATGTTGCACATGAGACAAGAT CTTTGTGCTACATAGAAGAGATAAACGGTGCATCGCAAGACTATTGTGATGAGAGCAATGCACAGTATCCATGCAACCTTGATAAGAAATACTATGGTCGTGGACCGCTTCAACAAACTTGGAATTACAACTATGGAGCTGCTGGAAATAGCATTGGATTTGATGGGTTAAATTCTCCTGAAACTATAGCCACAGACCCTGTTATTTCATTTAAGACAGCCTTATGGTTTTGGATGACCAATGTTCACCAAGTCCTAAACCAAGGGTTTGGTGCAACCATTCGAGCCATTAACGGTGCAATTGAATGCAATGGAGGAAACTTTGGTGCTGTCCAATCTCGTATCCAATATTACACTCAATATTGCAACCAACTCGGTGTTGCTCCTGGTGATAATCTCAGTTGCTAA